From the genome of Pantoea alfalfae, one region includes:
- a CDS encoding sugar ABC transporter substrate-binding protein: MKTRAWALLCLLSLSTSALAEKIGVSMAFFDQNFLTIIRQSIEKEAKARQLDAQFEDARGDVGRQTDQVQSFISAGVDAIIVDPVDSASTPALTRLAQQAHIPLVYVNRTPGDKTLPPGVVFVGSDERESGTLQMEALAKQAGYRGKVAIIIGNLSDAGALQRTKDVEQVVAKYPDMKVVLKQTANYSRNEGMDLMLSWLSNGEEIDIVAANNDEMAIGATMAIAQAKPKKTILVGGIDATPDGLKALASGKLAVTVFQDAVGQGKKSVEVAQQMIKGEKVDSHQWIPFELVTQQNMQHYSNKNP; encoded by the coding sequence ATGAAAACACGCGCATGGGCATTACTCTGTCTGCTCTCTCTTTCTACGTCGGCGCTGGCAGAGAAGATTGGCGTCTCGATGGCTTTTTTCGACCAGAACTTCCTGACCATTATTCGCCAGTCGATTGAAAAAGAGGCGAAAGCGCGTCAGTTGGATGCGCAGTTCGAAGATGCACGCGGCGACGTCGGTCGTCAGACCGATCAGGTGCAGAGCTTTATCAGCGCCGGCGTAGACGCGATTATCGTCGATCCTGTCGACTCCGCCAGCACCCCTGCCCTGACCAGGCTGGCGCAGCAGGCTCACATTCCGCTGGTCTACGTTAACCGCACACCGGGCGATAAAACCCTGCCGCCAGGCGTGGTATTTGTCGGCTCTGACGAACGCGAGTCGGGTACGTTGCAGATGGAAGCGCTGGCGAAGCAGGCGGGTTATCGTGGCAAGGTCGCCATTATCATCGGTAACCTCAGCGATGCGGGTGCGCTGCAGCGCACCAAAGATGTGGAGCAGGTGGTGGCAAAGTATCCCGACATGAAAGTGGTGCTGAAGCAGACCGCCAACTATTCGCGTAATGAGGGCATGGATTTAATGCTCAGCTGGCTGTCGAACGGCGAAGAGATCGATATTGTCGCCGCCAACAATGACGAAATGGCGATTGGTGCGACAATGGCGATTGCGCAGGCGAAGCCGAAGAAGACCATTCTGGTGGGCGGCATTGATGCCACGCCGGATGGCCTGAAAGCCCTGGCAAGCGGCAAACTGGCCGTCACCGTGTTCCAGGATGCCGTGGGTCAGGGCAAAAAATCGGTCGAGGTGGCGCAGCAGATGATCAAAGGGGAAAAAGTCGATTCCCACCAGTGGATTCCGTTTGAACTGGTAACGCAGCAGAACATGCAGCACTACAGCAATAAAAATCCGTAA